ACGCCGAAGAGCACGAAGGGCAGGGTGAGCAGGAAGTTGGGCCGTCCGGCCTGCTGCTGGTTCAGCTCGCTGCAGTAGAGCCCATAAAACAGCACGGTCCAGCCCGCGCTCATGGTCAGCAGTTGCTCCAGCAGGGCCGGCTGATAGCCGCGAAAGGTGGGATCCTCCAGCCGGCCCCCGTCGGGCGCGTCCAGCCGGCGCTTGGCCACGGCCAGGAAAAAGGCCAGGGCGCCGGAGCAGAGCAGGATCCACGACGAGGTGGGCACGGCCACGGCGTGGGTGCCCGCCAGCACGCGCAGCACGAAGCCCGCCGTGATCAGCAACAGGTCCAGCACGGGCACGTGCTTGAGGCCCAGCGAGTAGCCCAGATTGAGCAGCAGGTAGAGCGAGACGTGCAGGGCGGCCGCCGGCCGGCCCAGGGTGATCCAGAGGGCCAGCAGCAGCAGGCCCGCGCCCAGGGCGGCCCGGGCGGCGGAGAGCGGGATCAGGCCGGCGGGCAGGGGGCGCAGGCGCTTGAGCGGATGGCGGCGATCCGCCTCCAGGTCGCGCAGGTCGTTCCAGAGGTAGACGAGGCTGGAAGCCAGGCAGAACAGGGCCAGCGTCTCCAGGGCGGAGTCCCAGGCCGCGGCGTCCGTCCAGCGGGCGCCGAAGAGCAGGCCCGCCAGCACGAAGAGGTTCTTGGGCCACTGATGGATGCGGAGCAGCGTGATCCATGCCATGGCTCAAGGTATGAACCGGGTGGCAAGGACACGCGCATCGGCCAAGCGGTGGAACAGCAGGGGATTTCCGGCTCCCCGGGCGGCTCCGGCGCCACATGCCCAGTGCGGGAACCCTACCTTGCAGG
This genomic interval from Candidatus Delongbacteria bacterium contains the following:
- a CDS encoding UbiA family prenyltransferase translates to MAWITLLRIHQWPKNLFVLAGLLFGARWTDAAAWDSALETLALFCLASSLVYLWNDLRDLEADRRHPLKRLRPLPAGLIPLSAARAALGAGLLLLALWITLGRPAAALHVSLYLLLNLGYSLGLKHVPVLDLLLITAGFVLRVLAGTHAVAVPTSSWILLCSGALAFFLAVAKRRLDAPDGGRLEDPTFRGYQPALLEQLLTMSAGWTVLFYGLYCSELNQQQAGRPNFLLTLPFVLFGVLHYLRRVQDLKGSGRSLLLDLPLAATVAGWALTCWLLLA